The Georgenia faecalis genome includes a window with the following:
- the rsmD gene encoding 16S rRNA (guanine(966)-N(2))-methyltransferase RsmD has product MTRIVAGTAGGRALRVPRTGTRPTSERVREALFSRLEHAGAVDGARVLDLFAGSGALGLEAASRGARSVVLVEVARAAAELCRRNAREVGLAAVTEVVPAKVATYLAGEPGEPFDLVLLDPPYDLAPEEVAAALDRLAQGWLAPGATVVLEAARRAPATTWPEPLEDDGERRYGDTTLRFASVPLDAGAPTVKDMPVPPGGPR; this is encoded by the coding sequence ATGACACGGATCGTCGCCGGCACCGCCGGCGGGCGTGCGTTGCGCGTCCCCCGGACGGGCACCCGGCCCACGAGCGAGCGCGTGCGCGAGGCCCTCTTCTCCCGGCTCGAGCATGCCGGGGCCGTCGACGGCGCCCGCGTCCTCGACCTCTTCGCCGGGTCCGGCGCGCTCGGCCTCGAGGCCGCGAGCCGCGGGGCGCGCTCGGTCGTCCTCGTCGAGGTGGCCCGGGCGGCCGCGGAGCTCTGCCGGCGCAACGCGCGGGAGGTGGGGCTGGCGGCGGTGACCGAGGTGGTGCCGGCGAAGGTGGCGACGTACCTCGCCGGGGAGCCCGGCGAGCCGTTCGACCTCGTCCTCCTCGACCCGCCCTACGACCTTGCGCCCGAGGAGGTCGCCGCGGCGCTCGACCGCCTGGCCCAGGGGTGGCTGGCGCCCGGGGCGACGGTCGTCCTCGAGGCCGCCCGCCGCGCCCCGGCCACCACCTGGCCGGAGCCGCTGGAGGACGACGGCGAGCGCCGGTACGGCGACACGACACTGCGCTTCGCCTCCGTGCCCCTGGACGCCGGGGCGCCTACCGTGAAGGACATGCCCGTCCCGCCCGGTGGTCCCCGATGA
- the coaD gene encoding pantetheine-phosphate adenylyltransferase produces the protein MSLAVCPGSFDPVTLGHVDIVRRARSMFDEVVLGVARNSAKSPLFDLEQRLALAREAVAGLDVRVEPVPGLLADFCRQVGATAIVKGLRGAADVDAEVPMALMNRHLSGVETVFVVGDGALAHVASSLVKDVARHGGRVDDLVPPGVAAALATAFPARPTTGATS, from the coding sequence ATGAGCCTGGCCGTCTGCCCCGGCTCGTTCGACCCGGTGACGCTGGGCCACGTCGACATCGTCCGCCGTGCGCGGTCGATGTTCGACGAGGTGGTCCTCGGCGTCGCCCGGAACTCCGCCAAGAGCCCCCTGTTCGACCTCGAGCAGCGCCTCGCCCTCGCCCGCGAGGCCGTCGCCGGCCTCGACGTGCGCGTCGAGCCGGTGCCCGGCCTGCTCGCCGACTTCTGCCGCCAGGTGGGCGCGACCGCCATCGTCAAGGGCCTGCGGGGCGCCGCGGACGTCGACGCCGAGGTCCCCATGGCCCTGATGAACCGCCACCTGTCCGGCGTGGAGACCGTGTTCGTCGTCGGTGACGGCGCGCTCGCCCACGTCGCGTCGTCGCTCGTCAAGGACGTCGCCCGGCACGGTGGCCGCGTCGACGACCTCGTCCCGCCCGGCGTTGCCGCCGCCCTTGCCACCGCCTTCCCCGCCCGCCCCACCACAGGAGCCACCTCATGA
- a CDS encoding YceD family protein — protein MINTHDLSRRPGSMIPLARTVPAAEDFGTEVIGVPVGSDVDLDLRLESVMDGVLVSGEVRTRAAGQCVRCLGEVDEPLTVHLSELYLYPGKRDAAREAGDEDAEELPELEGDLLDLEPALRDAVVLALPFQPLCTPDCPGLCPVCGERMADLPEGHGHDDVDPRWSALAGLLDDEKAPGAGREA, from the coding sequence GTGATCAACACGCACGACCTCAGCCGCCGGCCCGGGTCGATGATCCCGCTCGCGCGGACCGTCCCGGCCGCCGAGGACTTCGGCACCGAGGTCATCGGCGTGCCCGTGGGGTCCGACGTCGACCTCGACCTCCGCCTCGAGTCCGTCATGGACGGCGTCCTCGTCTCCGGCGAGGTGCGCACGCGCGCCGCCGGGCAGTGCGTGCGGTGCCTGGGCGAGGTGGACGAGCCGCTCACGGTCCACCTCAGCGAGCTCTACCTCTACCCGGGCAAGCGGGACGCCGCGCGCGAGGCGGGGGACGAGGACGCCGAGGAGCTGCCCGAGCTCGAGGGCGACCTCCTCGACCTCGAGCCGGCGCTGCGCGACGCCGTCGTCCTCGCCCTGCCGTTCCAGCCGCTGTGCACCCCGGACTGCCCGGGCCTGTGCCCGGTGTGCGGGGAGCGCATGGCCGACCTGCCCGAGGGGCACGGCCACGACGACGTCGACCCGCGCTGGTCGGCCCTCGCCGGCCTCCTCGACGACGAGAAGGCACCCGGCGCGGGACGCGAGGCCTGA
- the rnc gene encoding ribonuclease III, with the protein MARRAPVQEARDDVDVLLERLGLTIDPELLVLALTHRSFAHEAGGIPTNERLEFLGDSVLGIIVTEHLYRAHPDTPEGDLAKMRAATVSQRALAQVARELGLGDFVLLGRGELVTGGRDKDSILSDTVEALIGAAYLCHGLEPTRGMVERLVADLLGHAAALGAGLDWKTSLQELAAAHEQPGPTYAVVGSGPDHARSFVATVTLGAQPYGTGAGTSKKIAEQRAAKDAYERLLAEQPAAGASGVAGTADRA; encoded by the coding sequence ATGGCGCGGCGCGCCCCCGTCCAGGAGGCCCGCGACGACGTCGACGTCCTCCTCGAGCGGCTAGGCCTGACGATCGACCCCGAGCTCCTCGTCCTCGCCCTCACGCACCGTTCCTTCGCCCACGAGGCGGGCGGCATCCCGACGAACGAGCGCCTGGAGTTCCTCGGCGACTCCGTGCTCGGGATCATCGTCACCGAGCACCTCTACCGCGCCCACCCGGACACTCCGGAGGGCGACCTCGCCAAGATGCGGGCGGCGACGGTGAGCCAGCGCGCCCTCGCGCAGGTGGCGCGGGAGCTGGGCCTGGGCGACTTCGTCCTCCTCGGCCGGGGCGAGCTCGTCACCGGGGGGCGGGACAAGGACTCCATCCTCTCCGACACGGTGGAGGCTCTCATCGGTGCCGCCTACCTGTGCCACGGGCTCGAGCCCACCCGGGGAATGGTCGAGCGGCTCGTCGCCGACCTCCTCGGGCACGCCGCCGCCCTGGGCGCCGGGCTGGACTGGAAGACGAGCCTGCAGGAGCTCGCCGCCGCCCACGAGCAGCCCGGCCCGACGTACGCCGTGGTGGGCTCCGGGCCGGACCACGCCCGCAGCTTCGTCGCCACCGTCACCCTCGGCGCGCAGCCGTACGGCACCGGCGCGGGGACGTCGAAGAAGATCGCCGAGCAGCGGGCCGCCAAGGACGCCTACGAGCGGCTCCTCGCCGAGCAGCCCGCGGCCGGGGCCTCGGGCGTGGCCGGCACCGCGGACCGTGCCTGA
- the mutM gene encoding bifunctional DNA-formamidopyrimidine glycosylase/DNA-(apurinic or apyrimidinic site) lyase has product MPELPEVETVRAGLAAHVVGRTVAGAEVRHPRAVRHHVGGGADLAARLAGRTITAAVRRGKYLWLDLDGAGDALLAHLGMSGQLLVTRPDGAAPAEAVGPVPTMVRPVSGGDAHLRVRVDFTDGARLSFVDQRTFGHVLLTDLVPTPDGGPGGHGSAVPALPAPVAHIARDLLDPGLDRAAASRRLRTRRTEVKRALLDQTLVSGVGNIYADEALWRAALHPRRPTDRLRPATVRELFDAAEAVMRDALAAGGTSFDALYVDVEGASGYFARSLDAYGRAGLPCRRCGALMVREHFMNRSSTLCPRCQRPPRGSGP; this is encoded by the coding sequence GTGCCTGAGCTTCCCGAGGTCGAGACCGTCCGGGCGGGGCTCGCGGCGCACGTCGTCGGCCGGACGGTCGCCGGCGCGGAGGTCCGGCACCCGCGGGCCGTCCGTCACCACGTCGGCGGGGGCGCCGACCTCGCGGCCCGCCTGGCGGGGCGCACCATCACCGCCGCCGTCCGCCGCGGCAAGTACCTGTGGCTCGACCTTGACGGCGCCGGGGACGCCCTCCTCGCCCACCTGGGGATGAGCGGCCAGCTCCTCGTCACCCGCCCCGACGGCGCTGCCCCCGCCGAGGCGGTGGGCCCCGTGCCGACGATGGTCCGCCCGGTGAGCGGGGGCGACGCCCACCTGCGCGTCCGGGTGGACTTCACCGACGGAGCCCGCCTGTCCTTCGTCGACCAGCGCACGTTCGGGCACGTGCTCCTCACCGACCTCGTCCCCACCCCCGACGGCGGGCCGGGCGGGCACGGCTCCGCGGTGCCGGCCCTGCCCGCGCCGGTCGCCCACATCGCCCGCGACCTCCTCGACCCCGGCCTCGACCGGGCGGCGGCGTCGCGGCGGCTGCGCACCCGCCGGACCGAGGTCAAGCGGGCCCTCCTCGACCAGACGCTCGTCTCCGGGGTGGGCAACATCTACGCCGACGAGGCGCTGTGGCGGGCCGCCCTGCACCCGCGCCGCCCCACCGACCGCCTGCGACCGGCGACGGTGCGCGAGCTGTTCGACGCCGCGGAGGCGGTGATGCGCGACGCCCTCGCCGCCGGCGGCACCTCCTTCGACGCCCTCTACGTCGACGTCGAGGGGGCGAGCGGATACTTCGCCCGCTCCCTGGACGCCTACGGCCGGGCCGGCCTGCCGTGCCGGCGGTGCGGCGCCCTCATGGTGCGCGAGCACTTCATGAACCGGTCCTCGACGCTGTGCCCGCGCTGCCAGCGGCCCCCGCGCGGCTCCGGCCCCTGA
- a CDS encoding response regulator has product MIVDDHEIVRRGIAEIVDRADGLTVVAEAGSVAETLRRAPLVRPEVVLIDLQLPDGTGIDIIQALRESLPQARPVVLTSFDDDDALAAALQAGAKAYLLKTVRGAEIADVIKAVAAGRTLLDDRTVMRRRADHEDPTADLTPSERKVLELIGDGMSNREIGERLGVAEKTVKNHITSLLSKMGLQRRTQVAAWVAGQRASGWRTS; this is encoded by the coding sequence ATGATCGTCGACGACCACGAGATCGTCCGCCGCGGGATCGCCGAGATCGTCGATCGCGCGGACGGCCTCACCGTCGTCGCGGAGGCGGGGTCGGTCGCCGAGACGCTACGGCGCGCCCCGCTGGTGCGCCCCGAGGTCGTGCTCATCGACCTCCAGCTGCCCGACGGCACGGGCATCGACATCATCCAGGCGCTGCGCGAGTCCCTGCCCCAGGCCCGCCCGGTGGTCCTCACCTCCTTCGATGACGACGACGCGCTGGCCGCCGCGCTCCAGGCCGGGGCGAAGGCCTACCTCCTCAAGACGGTGCGCGGCGCCGAGATCGCCGACGTCATCAAGGCAGTGGCGGCCGGGCGGACCCTGCTCGACGACCGGACCGTCATGCGTCGGCGTGCCGACCACGAGGACCCGACCGCGGACCTCACGCCGTCCGAGCGCAAGGTCCTCGAGCTCATCGGCGACGGGATGTCGAACCGGGAGATCGGCGAGCGGCTCGGGGTGGCCGAGAAGACCGTGAAGAACCACATCACGTCGCTGCTGAGCAAGATGGGCCTGCAGCGGCGCACCCAGGTGGCCGCGTGGGTCGCCGGCCAGCGCGCGAGCGGCTGGCGCACCAGCTGA
- a CDS encoding GAF domain-containing sensor histidine kinase produces MGTHGTSDGVTVAEAVDRAAPLFGAALDLTARLDLEGVLEGFVESAAQLTGARYAALGVLDNRGETATFVHHGVDAETARLLGHTPRGRGVLGAIPADGYLLIDDIAASPHFGGWPEHHPRMQTFLGVPVRIREQVYGRLYLADKPTGFTEADAAAMIQLAAAAAVAVENARLYTAARDRERWVAVSQDITTTLLEGTEEEEALAMIAAKIREVARADAALIILPSVGDTWACEIADGVGASDVVGAVFPPEGRAMTVLANGTGMIVDSLSRARSMRVPQLGRYGPALYAPMLAQGTGIGVLILLRLQGEPEFTGSELAMAESVASQAALALELAGARHAQDVAALLDERQRISRDLHDLAIQQLFATGMQLEAARAAVAKSGPELAWVATTLEDSLTSVDDSVRQIRSIVHSLREPDTAVVLVERLRREASLARTGLSFAPSLVIDVDGEVVSDDEREARLVGTIADRVDPDISDDVVAVVREGLANAARHARASSVQVRVTVHGSGPTGHVAVEVEDDGAGVNPASTRRSGLDNLAVRARRHGGTFSLGTTESGRGTLLSWQVPLT; encoded by the coding sequence ATGGGGACGCACGGCACGTCTGACGGGGTCACCGTCGCGGAGGCGGTCGACCGCGCCGCCCCGCTCTTCGGAGCGGCGCTCGACCTCACCGCCCGGCTCGACCTCGAAGGCGTGCTCGAGGGCTTCGTCGAGAGCGCGGCCCAGCTCACCGGGGCCCGCTACGCCGCCCTGGGCGTCCTCGACAACCGCGGCGAGACCGCGACCTTCGTCCACCACGGCGTCGACGCCGAGACCGCGCGGCTGCTCGGGCACACGCCCCGCGGCCGGGGCGTGCTCGGGGCGATCCCCGCGGACGGCTACCTCCTCATCGACGACATCGCCGCCAGCCCGCACTTCGGCGGCTGGCCGGAGCACCACCCCCGCATGCAGACGTTCCTCGGCGTCCCGGTCCGCATCCGCGAGCAGGTGTACGGCCGGCTCTACCTCGCGGACAAGCCGACCGGGTTCACCGAGGCGGACGCCGCCGCGATGATCCAGCTCGCCGCCGCGGCGGCGGTCGCGGTGGAGAACGCGCGGCTCTACACCGCCGCGCGCGACCGCGAGCGCTGGGTGGCCGTGAGCCAGGACATCACCACCACCCTCCTCGAGGGCACCGAGGAGGAGGAGGCGCTGGCGATGATCGCCGCCAAGATCCGCGAGGTGGCCCGCGCGGACGCGGCGCTCATCATCCTGCCCTCGGTCGGGGACACGTGGGCGTGCGAGATCGCCGACGGCGTCGGGGCGTCGGACGTCGTCGGCGCAGTCTTCCCGCCGGAGGGCCGGGCGATGACGGTCCTCGCCAACGGCACGGGGATGATCGTCGACTCCCTCTCGCGCGCCCGCTCCATGCGGGTGCCGCAGCTCGGCCGGTACGGGCCCGCCCTCTACGCCCCGATGCTCGCCCAGGGCACCGGCATCGGCGTCCTCATCCTCCTGCGCCTCCAGGGCGAGCCCGAGTTCACCGGCTCCGAGCTGGCCATGGCGGAGTCGGTCGCCTCGCAGGCCGCGCTCGCCCTCGAGCTCGCCGGCGCCCGGCACGCCCAGGACGTCGCGGCCCTGCTCGACGAGCGCCAGCGCATCTCGCGGGACCTCCACGACCTCGCCATCCAGCAGCTCTTCGCCACCGGGATGCAGCTCGAGGCGGCGCGCGCCGCGGTCGCCAAGAGCGGCCCCGAGCTCGCCTGGGTGGCCACCACGCTCGAGGACTCCCTCACCAGCGTCGACGACAGCGTCCGGCAGATCCGGAGCATCGTGCACTCCCTGCGCGAGCCGGACACCGCCGTCGTCCTCGTCGAGCGGCTGCGCCGGGAGGCCTCCCTCGCGCGCACGGGCCTGAGCTTCGCGCCGTCGCTCGTCATCGACGTCGACGGCGAGGTGGTGAGCGACGACGAGCGCGAGGCCCGCCTCGTCGGCACCATCGCCGACCGGGTGGACCCGGACATCTCCGACGACGTCGTCGCCGTCGTGCGGGAGGGCCTGGCCAACGCCGCCCGGCACGCGCGCGCGTCCTCGGTCCAGGTCCGGGTCACGGTCCACGGCTCCGGTCCGACGGGCCACGTCGCCGTCGAGGTGGAGGACGACGGCGCGGGCGTCAACCCGGCCTCCACCCGCCGCTCCGGGCTGGACAACCTCGCCGTGCGCGCCCGGCGGCACGGCGGCACCTTCTCGCTGGGCACGACGGAGAGCGGCCGCGGCACGCTGCTCTCCTGGCAGGTGCCGCTCACCTAG
- a CDS encoding Rne/Rng family ribonuclease produces MPAEAALGEAVPADATPAESAARTEPAAPTRRRRSKAAATTERSATQDAPARSPEQTLDVLKELGLPAAQAPAAQAPAAPAEQEKPARSRRGRGRATTPAAAEQNAPQAAPAAETPEPSGDDGPRLAATALLFQAPDLTKARGRRRPARAEVPAEVPAEEETVEELAEDEALTEATAEEETTEVAAEPETDTEDADEDSDEEATGQRRRRRRGGRGRRNRTGQREGGTDEGSDDAEDSAEAETPAVDETSREEPRADQTDEGDDESEGGTRRRRRRRSGGRGGEGESSPAREGRTARDEVTALKGSTRLEAKRQRRRDGRDAGRRRTTITESEFLARREAVDRSMVVREKSGRTQIAVLEDGVLVEHYVAQKTQSSMVGNVYLGRVQNVLPSMEAAFVDIGKGRNAVLYAGEVNWDAAGMEGQPRRIEHVLSSGDAVLVQVTKDPIGHKGARLTAQITLAGRYLVLVPSGAMTGISRKLPENERARLKKLLKEIVPAGSGVIVRTAAEGATEEQLRADVERLTAQWADIEAKQKTAKTAPVLLRGEPELAVRVVRDVFNEDFTSLTVSGDEAWETISTYVRSLAPDLAERMHHWTSSKDVFAAHRVDEQLAKGMDRKVWLPSGGSLVIDRTEAMTVVDVNTGKFTGTGGTLEETVTRNNLEAAEEIVRQLRLRDIGGIIVIDFIDMVLESNRELVLRRLIECLGRDRTRHQVAEVTSLGLVQMTRKRVGQGLVEAFSETCEHCNGRGFIVHADPVERAPEEDNGGGRRRGGKRDEEAAVVVPAAVAAPAEPALSQDPAAVAAREAVRATLATIAAAAAQAHGEREDEGATADTGDATAPAQEPTATAPADPSEPAATEPVAAATTEAATTEADVAPVETGSAETAPVAAPVEAIAEVPATGGRKRRPRRASSSGRAPATEASGGMITAPAEAPVVAPAASASTSAPAPVASTDAPAPLASAPAAAPVVAVDVARADVSPVEPRTSVSGDGEAAQAPAAPAEEPRRRGGRRPRRATSGGPVTA; encoded by the coding sequence GTGCCCGCCGAGGCTGCGCTCGGCGAAGCCGTGCCCGCCGACGCCACCCCGGCCGAGTCGGCCGCGCGGACCGAGCCCGCCGCGCCGACCCGCCGCCGTCGGTCCAAGGCCGCGGCCACCACCGAGCGGTCCGCCACGCAGGACGCCCCCGCGCGCTCGCCGGAGCAGACCCTCGACGTGCTCAAGGAGCTCGGGCTCCCGGCCGCTCAGGCTCCGGCCGCGCAGGCGCCGGCTGCCCCGGCCGAGCAGGAGAAGCCCGCACGGTCCCGCCGCGGCCGCGGCAGGGCGACCACGCCTGCCGCCGCGGAGCAGAACGCCCCCCAGGCCGCCCCCGCGGCCGAGACGCCCGAGCCCAGCGGGGACGATGGCCCCCGCCTCGCCGCCACCGCCCTGCTCTTCCAGGCCCCCGACCTCACCAAGGCCCGTGGCCGCCGTCGACCCGCACGCGCGGAGGTCCCCGCCGAGGTCCCCGCCGAGGAGGAGACGGTCGAGGAGCTGGCCGAGGACGAGGCGCTCACCGAGGCGACGGCCGAGGAGGAGACCACCGAGGTCGCCGCCGAGCCCGAGACCGACACCGAGGACGCCGACGAGGACTCCGACGAGGAGGCGACCGGCCAGCGCCGTCGCCGCCGTCGGGGTGGACGTGGGCGCCGCAACCGCACGGGCCAGCGCGAGGGCGGGACCGACGAGGGGTCCGACGACGCCGAGGACTCCGCCGAGGCCGAGACCCCCGCCGTGGATGAGACCTCTCGCGAGGAGCCCCGTGCCGACCAGACGGACGAGGGGGACGACGAGTCCGAGGGTGGCACCCGTCGCCGTCGGCGTCGTCGCAGCGGCGGCCGTGGGGGCGAGGGCGAGAGCTCACCCGCCCGCGAGGGCCGCACCGCCCGCGACGAGGTCACCGCACTCAAGGGCTCGACGCGCCTCGAGGCCAAGCGCCAGCGCCGCCGCGACGGCCGCGACGCCGGTCGCCGCCGCACGACGATCACCGAGTCCGAGTTCCTCGCCCGCCGTGAGGCGGTCGACCGCTCGATGGTCGTCCGCGAGAAGTCCGGGCGCACCCAGATCGCCGTCCTCGAGGACGGCGTGCTCGTCGAGCACTACGTCGCCCAGAAGACGCAGAGCTCGATGGTCGGGAACGTCTACCTCGGCCGCGTCCAGAACGTCCTGCCGAGCATGGAGGCCGCGTTCGTCGACATCGGCAAGGGCCGCAACGCGGTCCTCTACGCCGGTGAGGTCAACTGGGACGCCGCCGGCATGGAGGGTCAGCCGCGCCGCATCGAGCACGTGCTGTCCTCCGGCGACGCCGTCCTCGTCCAGGTGACGAAGGACCCCATCGGTCACAAGGGGGCGCGCCTCACCGCGCAGATCACCCTGGCCGGGCGCTACCTCGTGCTCGTGCCGAGCGGCGCCATGACCGGCATCTCGCGCAAGCTCCCCGAGAACGAGCGGGCGCGCCTCAAGAAGCTCCTCAAGGAGATCGTCCCGGCCGGCTCCGGCGTCATCGTCCGGACCGCGGCCGAGGGGGCCACCGAGGAGCAGCTGCGCGCCGACGTCGAGCGCCTCACCGCCCAGTGGGCGGACATCGAGGCCAAGCAGAAGACCGCCAAGACCGCCCCCGTCCTGCTCCGCGGCGAGCCCGAGCTGGCCGTGCGCGTCGTGCGCGACGTCTTCAACGAGGACTTCACCTCGCTCACCGTCTCCGGTGACGAGGCATGGGAGACCATCTCCACGTACGTGCGTTCGCTCGCGCCGGACCTCGCGGAGCGGATGCACCACTGGACCTCGAGCAAGGACGTCTTCGCCGCGCACCGGGTCGACGAGCAGCTCGCCAAGGGGATGGACCGCAAGGTCTGGCTGCCCTCCGGCGGCTCGCTCGTCATCGACCGCACCGAGGCGATGACCGTCGTCGACGTCAACACGGGCAAGTTCACCGGTACCGGTGGCACGCTCGAGGAGACGGTGACGCGGAACAACCTCGAGGCCGCCGAGGAGATCGTCCGTCAGCTCCGGCTGCGCGACATCGGCGGCATCATCGTCATCGACTTCATCGACATGGTCCTCGAGTCCAACCGTGAGCTCGTCCTGCGCCGCCTCATCGAGTGCCTGGGACGGGATCGCACCCGCCACCAGGTGGCCGAGGTGACGTCGCTGGGCCTGGTCCAGATGACCCGCAAGCGCGTCGGCCAGGGTCTCGTCGAGGCCTTCAGCGAGACGTGCGAGCACTGCAACGGTCGGGGCTTCATCGTCCACGCCGACCCGGTGGAGCGGGCCCCCGAGGAGGACAACGGCGGTGGCCGTCGTCGTGGCGGCAAGCGCGACGAGGAGGCCGCGGTGGTCGTGCCGGCCGCCGTCGCTGCTCCCGCCGAGCCGGCCCTGAGCCAGGACCCCGCTGCCGTCGCCGCGCGCGAGGCCGTCCGGGCGACCCTTGCGACGATTGCCGCCGCAGCCGCCCAGGCCCACGGGGAGCGCGAGGACGAGGGTGCGACGGCGGACACCGGCGACGCTACGGCGCCCGCCCAGGAGCCGACGGCGACCGCCCCGGCAGACCCGAGCGAGCCCGCCGCGACTGAGCCGGTCGCGGCCGCGACGACCGAGGCCGCGACCACCGAGGCCGACGTGGCCCCGGTCGAGACCGGCTCGGCCGAGACCGCCCCGGTCGCGGCCCCGGTCGAGGCGATCGCCGAGGTGCCCGCCACCGGTGGGCGCAAGCGCCGTCCTCGCCGGGCCTCCTCCTCCGGGAGGGCGCCGGCCACGGAGGCCTCCGGCGGCATGATCACGGCGCCGGCTGAGGCACCCGTAGTCGCACCCGCCGCGTCCGCGTCCACGTCTGCTCCGGCTCCGGTGGCGTCCACGGATGCTCCGGCTCCGCTGGCGTCCGCCCCGGCGGCTGCTCCGGTCGTTGCGGTGGACGTCGCGCGCGCCGACGTCAGCCCGGTCGAGCCCCGCACGTCGGTGTCCGGCGACGGCGAGGCCGCCCAGGCACCGGCGGCTCCCGCCGAGGAGCCGCGCCGTCGTGGCGGTCGCCGTCCGCGTCGGGCGACGTCGGGCGGGCCCGTCACGGCCTGA
- a CDS encoding endonuclease/exonuclease/phosphatase family protein, with product MAGPARLVQGAVALVAAGALALAAVPAVAAPSRPGPPPVEVRVASYNIAAGRGADGTFDIERTARAIAELDADVIALQEVDRHWGERSLNLDLATELADALGMRVGFAPIYSNDPPVAGAPRAEYGVAVLSEYPIVDFTNHEITRLSTQSAEPVPAPMPGFAEAVIQAKGARVHVYSTHLDYRADPTVRELQVADTLEILADDGPGASQILLGDFNALPEAPELAPLWEHLTDAWDVAGEGDGYTFPAVAPDRRIDYVTVSERIRVVDAFVPAAGLPATGSDHRPVVADLEVPRGAQK from the coding sequence ATGGCAGGTCCCGCACGCCTGGTCCAGGGCGCGGTCGCGTTGGTCGCCGCCGGCGCCCTCGCGCTCGCCGCCGTTCCCGCCGTCGCGGCGCCGAGCCGGCCCGGGCCGCCGCCCGTGGAGGTGCGCGTCGCCTCGTACAACATCGCGGCCGGCCGTGGGGCCGACGGGACCTTCGACATCGAGCGGACCGCCCGCGCCATCGCCGAGCTCGACGCGGACGTCATCGCGCTCCAGGAGGTCGACCGGCACTGGGGAGAGCGGAGCCTCAACCTCGACCTTGCCACCGAGCTCGCCGACGCCCTCGGCATGCGCGTCGGCTTCGCGCCGATCTACTCCAACGACCCGCCCGTCGCCGGGGCGCCACGGGCGGAGTACGGCGTCGCGGTCCTGTCCGAGTACCCCATCGTCGACTTCACCAACCACGAGATCACCCGGCTGTCGACGCAGTCGGCGGAGCCCGTCCCGGCGCCCATGCCGGGGTTCGCCGAGGCGGTGATCCAGGCCAAGGGCGCCCGCGTCCACGTCTACTCGACGCACCTCGACTACCGGGCCGACCCCACGGTGCGCGAGCTCCAGGTGGCCGACACCCTGGAGATCCTCGCCGACGACGGGCCGGGTGCCTCCCAGATCCTCCTCGGCGACTTCAACGCGCTGCCCGAGGCGCCGGAGCTCGCCCCGCTGTGGGAGCACCTCACCGACGCGTGGGACGTGGCGGGGGAGGGCGACGGGTACACCTTCCCGGCCGTGGCGCCGGACCGGCGCATCGACTACGTCACGGTCTCGGAGCGCATCCGCGTCGTCGACGCGTTCGTCCCGGCCGCGGGCCTGCCGGCGACCGGGTCCGACCACCGGCCCGTCGTCGCCGACCTCGAGGTGCCCCGGGGCGCCCAGAAGTAG
- a CDS encoding VOC family protein, with protein sequence MSNELELQELTAGEAQEREGLADWRVLRGRLHATFRTGSMVRGAELVERVVAAAEALDHHPDIDLRYFRVHLVLVTHRNGSLTEADVALARHISAIAAELGIPAAPAEPLEVDIAIDALDIPAVLPFWQAVLGYRPVSEVGPGGEPDALEHRSALGPYVWFQQMDAPRPQRNRIHLDVEVPHDQAEARVAAALAAGGRLLTDRWAPSYWVLADPEGNEACICTWQGRDTAAQSPD encoded by the coding sequence ATGAGCAATGAGCTGGAGCTGCAGGAGCTGACGGCAGGGGAGGCCCAGGAGCGCGAGGGGCTGGCCGACTGGCGCGTCCTTCGCGGGCGGCTGCACGCGACGTTCCGCACGGGCTCGATGGTGCGCGGCGCGGAGCTGGTCGAGCGGGTGGTCGCCGCGGCCGAGGCCCTCGACCACCACCCCGACATCGACCTGCGCTACTTCCGGGTCCACCTGGTCCTCGTCACGCACCGCAACGGCTCGCTCACCGAGGCCGATGTGGCGCTGGCCCGGCACATCTCCGCGATCGCGGCCGAGCTCGGCATCCCCGCCGCCCCCGCCGAGCCGCTCGAGGTCGACATTGCCATCGACGCCCTCGACATCCCGGCGGTGCTGCCGTTCTGGCAGGCGGTGCTCGGGTACCGGCCGGTGAGTGAGGTCGGGCCCGGTGGCGAGCCCGACGCCCTCGAGCACCGTTCGGCGCTCGGGCCGTACGTGTGGTTCCAGCAGATGGACGCCCCTCGGCCGCAGCGGAACCGCATCCACCTCGACGTCGAGGTCCCGCACGACCAGGCCGAGGCCCGCGTCGCCGCCGCCCTCGCCGCGGGAGGCCGCCTGCTCACCGATCGGTGGGCGCCGTCGTACTGGGTCCTCGCCGACCCCGAGGGCAACGAGGCATGCATCTGCACGTGGCAGGGCCGTGACACGGCAGCTCAGTCCCCCGACTGA